A single region of the Xenopus laevis strain J_2021 chromosome 4L, Xenopus_laevis_v10.1, whole genome shotgun sequence genome encodes:
- the sgip1.L gene encoding SH3-containing GRB2-like protein 3-interacting protein 1 isoform X6 encodes MRTGLHVTGPRAAGIGRPPGRQGLKKRTRKAFGIRKKEKDTDSTGSPDRDSNQKKANGAQNGFYAEIDWERYNSPEVDDEGYSIRPDMEPGSNKGKHFYSSSESEEEQESHKKFNIKIKPLQAKDSLKSAATVDELKASIGNIALSPSPVRKSPRRSPGTLKRHLSREEIARPRRSTPTTDLVSKKEPAELFGPPLESAFEGPKIEVPLDQSEIWGPVQTPSTNEESPKLSRPYPSGTPPPIPPKNIPATPPRTASPLPAGSETQVAVCEMTEPEVTEDHLPSIGDLDNIFGPVLSPKSVIVNSEDKWVRFVDPSPEKISPVVSPERTTESPVMDTESPCEAPPSETYRNIPSPLNLEEVEKKIMEQVFIKDDEPETVASPKDFGLGQRATPPPPPPPTYRAVVSSPGPIPSSGTGCTSGTSSPARPATPLAICSTTPPPPPPRPPSRPKPPPGKPAVTDVSRPFSPPIHSSSPPPIIAPLARAESTSSISSATSLSAATTPTVEGDSFVDKRPSCDRHEPPTGSSRGPSPLTMGAQDTLPVAAAFTETVNAYFKGADPNKCIVKITGEMVLSFPAGITRHFSNNPAPAALTFRITNYNRLEHVLPNPQLLCCDNAQSVPNMKEFWVNMPNLMTHLKKVSEQKPQATYYNVDMLKYQVSAQGLQSTPLNLAVSWRCEPSSTDLRIDYKYNPDAMTTPVALNNVQFVVPIDGGVTKLQAVLPPAVWSAEQQRILWKIPDISQKSENGGVGSLLARFQLSEGPNKPAPLAVQFTSEGATLSGCDIELVGGGYRFSLVKKRFAAGKYLADV; translated from the exons TGGATCACCTGACAGAGATAGCAAT cagaagaaagcaaatggcgCCCAAAATGGATTTTACGCAGAGATTGACTGGGAGCGATAT AACTCTCCTGAGGTTGATGATGAGGGCTACAGCATCAGACCTGATATGGAACCTGGCT CTAACAAAGGAAAGCACTTCTATTCATCAAGTGAATCAGAAGAAGAACAAGAGTCGCACAAGAAGTTCAATATTAAAATTAAGCCTCTACAGGCTAAGGATAGCTTGAAAAGTGCCGCAACTGTGGATGAGCTAAAGGCTTCAATAGGAAACATTGCACTTTCTCCTTCTCCAGTG AGGAAAAGTCCG AGGCGTAGCCCG GGTACACTAAAGAGACATTTATCCC GTGAAGAAATTGCAAGACCAAGGCGCTCAACACCAACAACTGACCTTGTGAG CAAGAAGGAGCCTGCTGAATTATTTGGTCCTCCTCTAGAATCTGCATTTGAAGGGCCAAAGATTGAAG tcCCATTAGATCAATCAGAAATTTGGGGACCAGTGCAAACACCGAGCACAAATGAAGAATCGCCAAAGCTGTCAAGGCCATATCCATCCGGAA CACCTCCACCCATTCCACCAAAAAATATTCCAGCAACACCACCGAGAACAGCCTCACCACTGCCAGCTGGATCAG AAACTCAAGTTGCAGTGTGTGAAATGACAGAACCAGAAGTTACTGAAGATCATCTCCCATCAATCGGTGACCTGGACAACATTTTTGGTCCTGTACTGTCCCCAAAGTCTGTCATTGTTAACTCTGAAGATAAGTGGGTCAGATTTGTCGATCCTTCCCCAGAGAAGATTTCTCCAGTGGTTTCACCTGAAAGAACCACTGAATCTCCAGTTATGGATACAGAAAGTCCTTGTGAAGCACCCCCCAGTGAAACGTATCGTAATATTCCATCCCCCCTCAATTTGGAAGAAGTAGAGAAGAAAATAATGGAACAAGTATTTATTAAAGATGATGAACCAGAAACTGTTGCATCCCCTAAAGATTTTGGCCTCGGACAAAGAGCAACTCCacctccaccaccaccacccacgTACCGAGCTGTTGTGTCTTCACCGGGACCCATCCCTAGTAGTGGCACTGGCTGTACAAGTG GTACATCATCTCCAGCTCGCCCTGCAACCCCCCTTGCTATCTGTAGTACAACTCCTCCCCCACCACCTCCTCGTCCACCCTCTCGGCCAAAGCCACCACCTGGAAAGCCTGCAGTTACAGATGTG TCAAGACCCTTCAGCCCTCCCATCCACTCATCCAGCCCTCCACCTATAATAGCTCCTCTAGCCCGCGCTGAAAGCACCTCTTCCATTTCTTCTGCAACCTCTCTGAGTGCAGCCACCACACCCACCGTTG AAGGGGATTCATTTGTTGACAAACGACCCTCGTGTGACAGACATGAGCCACCCACAG GCTCTTCCAGAGGTCCAAGCCCTTTAACTATGGGTGCTCAAGATACTCTACCCGTAGCTGCTGCATTCACAGAAACAGTAAATGCCTACTTTAAAGGGGCAGACCCCAATAA gtgcATAGTAAAGATCACCGGGGAAATGGTTTTATCTTTCCCAGCTGGAATCACCAGGCACTTTTCAAACAACCCAGCACCAGCTGCTCTTACATTTCGTATAACAAATTATAATCGGTTAGAACATGTTCTGCCAAACCCTCAACTTCTCTGCTG TGATAATGCACAGTCTGTCCCCAACATGAAGGAGTTCTGGGTCAATATGCCAAATCTAATGACTCATCTGAAGAAAGTGTCAGAACAGAAGCCACAGGCAACATATTACAATGTAGACATGCTCAAATATCAG GTATCTGCACAAGGACTTCAGTCTACTCCTCTGAACCTTGCAGTAAGCTGGAGGTGTGAGCCTTCCAGTACAGACCTCCGAATAGACTACAAGTACAATCCAGATGCAATGACAACACCTGTAGCTTTAAACAATGTCCAGTTTGTTGTTCCTATTGATGGAGGTGTAACAAAACTTCAGGCTGTCCTTCCTCCAGCTGTCTG GAGTGCTGAACAACAGAGGATATTGTGGAAAATACCAGATATTTCCCAGAAATCTGAAAATGGAG GTGTCGGCTCTTTGTTGGCAAGGTTCCAGCTATCAGAGGGGCCTAATAAACCAGCACCTCTTGCAGTACAGTTCACCAGTGAAGGAGCCACCCTGTCTGGCTGTGATATTGAGCTTGTTGGAGGGGGATACCGATTTTCCCTGGTTAAAAAGAGGTTTGCAGCAG GAAAATATTTGGCGGATGTCTAA
- the sgip1.L gene encoding SH3-containing GRB2-like protein 3-interacting protein 1 isoform X8 has product MRTGLHVTGPRAAGIGRPPGRQGLKKRTRKAFGIRKKEKDTDSTGSPDRDSNQKKANGAQNGFYAEIDWERYNSPEVDDEGYSIRPDMEPGSNKGKHFYSSSESEEEQESHKKFNIKIKPLQAKDSLKSAATVDELKASIGNIALSPSPVRKSPRRSPGTLKRHLSREEIARPRRSTPTTDLVSKKEPAELFGPPLESAFEGPKIEVPLDQSEIWGPVQTPSTNEESPKLSRPYPSGTPPPIPPKNIPATPPRTASPLPAGSETQVAVCEMTEPEVTEDHLPSIGDLDNIFGPVLSPKSVIVNSEDKWVRFVDPSPEKISPVVSPERTTESPVMDTESPCEAPPSETYRNIPSPLNLEEVEKKIMEQVFIKDDEPETVASPKDFGLGQRATPPPPPPPTYRAVVSSPGPIPSSGTGCTSGTSSPARPATPLAICSTTPPPPPPRPPSRPKPPPGKPAVTDVSRPFSPPIHSSSPPPIIAPLARAESTSSISSATSLSAATTPTVGSSRGPSPLTMGAQDTLPVAAAFTETVNAYFKGADPNKCIVKITGEMVLSFPAGITRHFSNNPAPAALTFRITNYNRLEHVLPNPQLLCCDNAQSVPNMKEFWVNMPNLMTHLKKVSEQKPQATYYNVDMLKYQVSAQGLQSTPLNLAVSWRCEPSSTDLRIDYKYNPDAMTTPVALNNVQFVVPIDGGVTKLQAVLPPAVWSAEQQRILWKIPDISQKSENGGVGSLLARFQLSEGPNKPAPLAVQFTSEGATLSGCDIELVGGGYRFSLVKKRFAAGKYLADV; this is encoded by the exons TGGATCACCTGACAGAGATAGCAAT cagaagaaagcaaatggcgCCCAAAATGGATTTTACGCAGAGATTGACTGGGAGCGATAT AACTCTCCTGAGGTTGATGATGAGGGCTACAGCATCAGACCTGATATGGAACCTGGCT CTAACAAAGGAAAGCACTTCTATTCATCAAGTGAATCAGAAGAAGAACAAGAGTCGCACAAGAAGTTCAATATTAAAATTAAGCCTCTACAGGCTAAGGATAGCTTGAAAAGTGCCGCAACTGTGGATGAGCTAAAGGCTTCAATAGGAAACATTGCACTTTCTCCTTCTCCAGTG AGGAAAAGTCCG AGGCGTAGCCCG GGTACACTAAAGAGACATTTATCCC GTGAAGAAATTGCAAGACCAAGGCGCTCAACACCAACAACTGACCTTGTGAG CAAGAAGGAGCCTGCTGAATTATTTGGTCCTCCTCTAGAATCTGCATTTGAAGGGCCAAAGATTGAAG tcCCATTAGATCAATCAGAAATTTGGGGACCAGTGCAAACACCGAGCACAAATGAAGAATCGCCAAAGCTGTCAAGGCCATATCCATCCGGAA CACCTCCACCCATTCCACCAAAAAATATTCCAGCAACACCACCGAGAACAGCCTCACCACTGCCAGCTGGATCAG AAACTCAAGTTGCAGTGTGTGAAATGACAGAACCAGAAGTTACTGAAGATCATCTCCCATCAATCGGTGACCTGGACAACATTTTTGGTCCTGTACTGTCCCCAAAGTCTGTCATTGTTAACTCTGAAGATAAGTGGGTCAGATTTGTCGATCCTTCCCCAGAGAAGATTTCTCCAGTGGTTTCACCTGAAAGAACCACTGAATCTCCAGTTATGGATACAGAAAGTCCTTGTGAAGCACCCCCCAGTGAAACGTATCGTAATATTCCATCCCCCCTCAATTTGGAAGAAGTAGAGAAGAAAATAATGGAACAAGTATTTATTAAAGATGATGAACCAGAAACTGTTGCATCCCCTAAAGATTTTGGCCTCGGACAAAGAGCAACTCCacctccaccaccaccacccacgTACCGAGCTGTTGTGTCTTCACCGGGACCCATCCCTAGTAGTGGCACTGGCTGTACAAGTG GTACATCATCTCCAGCTCGCCCTGCAACCCCCCTTGCTATCTGTAGTACAACTCCTCCCCCACCACCTCCTCGTCCACCCTCTCGGCCAAAGCCACCACCTGGAAAGCCTGCAGTTACAGATGTG TCAAGACCCTTCAGCCCTCCCATCCACTCATCCAGCCCTCCACCTATAATAGCTCCTCTAGCCCGCGCTGAAAGCACCTCTTCCATTTCTTCTGCAACCTCTCTGAGTGCAGCCACCACACCCACCGTTG GCTCTTCCAGAGGTCCAAGCCCTTTAACTATGGGTGCTCAAGATACTCTACCCGTAGCTGCTGCATTCACAGAAACAGTAAATGCCTACTTTAAAGGGGCAGACCCCAATAA gtgcATAGTAAAGATCACCGGGGAAATGGTTTTATCTTTCCCAGCTGGAATCACCAGGCACTTTTCAAACAACCCAGCACCAGCTGCTCTTACATTTCGTATAACAAATTATAATCGGTTAGAACATGTTCTGCCAAACCCTCAACTTCTCTGCTG TGATAATGCACAGTCTGTCCCCAACATGAAGGAGTTCTGGGTCAATATGCCAAATCTAATGACTCATCTGAAGAAAGTGTCAGAACAGAAGCCACAGGCAACATATTACAATGTAGACATGCTCAAATATCAG GTATCTGCACAAGGACTTCAGTCTACTCCTCTGAACCTTGCAGTAAGCTGGAGGTGTGAGCCTTCCAGTACAGACCTCCGAATAGACTACAAGTACAATCCAGATGCAATGACAACACCTGTAGCTTTAAACAATGTCCAGTTTGTTGTTCCTATTGATGGAGGTGTAACAAAACTTCAGGCTGTCCTTCCTCCAGCTGTCTG GAGTGCTGAACAACAGAGGATATTGTGGAAAATACCAGATATTTCCCAGAAATCTGAAAATGGAG GTGTCGGCTCTTTGTTGGCAAGGTTCCAGCTATCAGAGGGGCCTAATAAACCAGCACCTCTTGCAGTACAGTTCACCAGTGAAGGAGCCACCCTGTCTGGCTGTGATATTGAGCTTGTTGGAGGGGGATACCGATTTTCCCTGGTTAAAAAGAGGTTTGCAGCAG GAAAATATTTGGCGGATGTCTAA
- the sgip1.L gene encoding SH3-containing GRB2-like protein 3-interacting protein 1 isoform X4 → MRTGLHVTGPRAAGIGRPPGRQGLKKRTRKAFGIRKKEKDTDSTGSPDRDSNQKKANGAQNGFYAEIDWERYNSPEVDDEGYSIRPDMEPGSNKGKHFYSSSESEEEQESHKKFNIKIKPLQAKDSLKSAATVDELKASIGNIALSPSPVRKSPRRSPGTLKRHLSREEIARPRRSTPTTDLVSKKEPAELFGPPLESAFEGPKIEVPLDQSEIWGPVQTPSTNEESPKLSRPYPSGTPPPIPPKNIPATPPRTASPLPAGSETQVAVCEMTEPEVTEDHLPSIGDLDNIFGPVLSPKSVIVNSEDKWVRFVDPSPEKISPVVSPERTTESPVMDTESPCEAPPSETYRNIPSPLNLEEVEKKIMEQVFIKDDEPETVASPKDFGLGQRATPPPPPPPTYRAVVSSPGPIPSSGTGCTSGTSSPARPATPLAICSTTPPPPPPRPPSRPKPPPGKPAVTDVSRPFSPPIHSSSPPPIIAPLARAESTSSISSATSLSAATTPTVENEQPSLIWFDRGKFYLTFEGSSRGPSPLTMGAQDTLPVAAAFTETVNAYFKGADPNKCIVKITGEMVLSFPAGITRHFSNNPAPAALTFRITNYNRLEHVLPNPQLLCCDNAQSVPNMKEFWVNMPNLMTHLKKVSEQKPQATYYNVDMLKYQVSAQGLQSTPLNLAVSWRCEPSSTDLRIDYKYNPDAMTTPVALNNVQFVVPIDGGVTKLQAVLPPAVWSAEQQRILWKIPDISQKSENGGVGSLLARFQLSEGPNKPAPLAVQFTSEGATLSGCDIELVGGGYRFSLVKKRFAAGKYLADV, encoded by the exons TGGATCACCTGACAGAGATAGCAAT cagaagaaagcaaatggcgCCCAAAATGGATTTTACGCAGAGATTGACTGGGAGCGATAT AACTCTCCTGAGGTTGATGATGAGGGCTACAGCATCAGACCTGATATGGAACCTGGCT CTAACAAAGGAAAGCACTTCTATTCATCAAGTGAATCAGAAGAAGAACAAGAGTCGCACAAGAAGTTCAATATTAAAATTAAGCCTCTACAGGCTAAGGATAGCTTGAAAAGTGCCGCAACTGTGGATGAGCTAAAGGCTTCAATAGGAAACATTGCACTTTCTCCTTCTCCAGTG AGGAAAAGTCCG AGGCGTAGCCCG GGTACACTAAAGAGACATTTATCCC GTGAAGAAATTGCAAGACCAAGGCGCTCAACACCAACAACTGACCTTGTGAG CAAGAAGGAGCCTGCTGAATTATTTGGTCCTCCTCTAGAATCTGCATTTGAAGGGCCAAAGATTGAAG tcCCATTAGATCAATCAGAAATTTGGGGACCAGTGCAAACACCGAGCACAAATGAAGAATCGCCAAAGCTGTCAAGGCCATATCCATCCGGAA CACCTCCACCCATTCCACCAAAAAATATTCCAGCAACACCACCGAGAACAGCCTCACCACTGCCAGCTGGATCAG AAACTCAAGTTGCAGTGTGTGAAATGACAGAACCAGAAGTTACTGAAGATCATCTCCCATCAATCGGTGACCTGGACAACATTTTTGGTCCTGTACTGTCCCCAAAGTCTGTCATTGTTAACTCTGAAGATAAGTGGGTCAGATTTGTCGATCCTTCCCCAGAGAAGATTTCTCCAGTGGTTTCACCTGAAAGAACCACTGAATCTCCAGTTATGGATACAGAAAGTCCTTGTGAAGCACCCCCCAGTGAAACGTATCGTAATATTCCATCCCCCCTCAATTTGGAAGAAGTAGAGAAGAAAATAATGGAACAAGTATTTATTAAAGATGATGAACCAGAAACTGTTGCATCCCCTAAAGATTTTGGCCTCGGACAAAGAGCAACTCCacctccaccaccaccacccacgTACCGAGCTGTTGTGTCTTCACCGGGACCCATCCCTAGTAGTGGCACTGGCTGTACAAGTG GTACATCATCTCCAGCTCGCCCTGCAACCCCCCTTGCTATCTGTAGTACAACTCCTCCCCCACCACCTCCTCGTCCACCCTCTCGGCCAAAGCCACCACCTGGAAAGCCTGCAGTTACAGATGTG TCAAGACCCTTCAGCCCTCCCATCCACTCATCCAGCCCTCCACCTATAATAGCTCCTCTAGCCCGCGCTGAAAGCACCTCTTCCATTTCTTCTGCAACCTCTCTGAGTGCAGCCACCACACCCACCGTTG AGAATGAACAGCCTTCCCTCATTTGGTTTGACAGAGGAAAGTTTTATTTGACTTTTGAAG GCTCTTCCAGAGGTCCAAGCCCTTTAACTATGGGTGCTCAAGATACTCTACCCGTAGCTGCTGCATTCACAGAAACAGTAAATGCCTACTTTAAAGGGGCAGACCCCAATAA gtgcATAGTAAAGATCACCGGGGAAATGGTTTTATCTTTCCCAGCTGGAATCACCAGGCACTTTTCAAACAACCCAGCACCAGCTGCTCTTACATTTCGTATAACAAATTATAATCGGTTAGAACATGTTCTGCCAAACCCTCAACTTCTCTGCTG TGATAATGCACAGTCTGTCCCCAACATGAAGGAGTTCTGGGTCAATATGCCAAATCTAATGACTCATCTGAAGAAAGTGTCAGAACAGAAGCCACAGGCAACATATTACAATGTAGACATGCTCAAATATCAG GTATCTGCACAAGGACTTCAGTCTACTCCTCTGAACCTTGCAGTAAGCTGGAGGTGTGAGCCTTCCAGTACAGACCTCCGAATAGACTACAAGTACAATCCAGATGCAATGACAACACCTGTAGCTTTAAACAATGTCCAGTTTGTTGTTCCTATTGATGGAGGTGTAACAAAACTTCAGGCTGTCCTTCCTCCAGCTGTCTG GAGTGCTGAACAACAGAGGATATTGTGGAAAATACCAGATATTTCCCAGAAATCTGAAAATGGAG GTGTCGGCTCTTTGTTGGCAAGGTTCCAGCTATCAGAGGGGCCTAATAAACCAGCACCTCTTGCAGTACAGTTCACCAGTGAAGGAGCCACCCTGTCTGGCTGTGATATTGAGCTTGTTGGAGGGGGATACCGATTTTCCCTGGTTAAAAAGAGGTTTGCAGCAG GAAAATATTTGGCGGATGTCTAA